The following proteins are encoded in a genomic region of Rattus rattus isolate New Zealand chromosome 2, Rrattus_CSIRO_v1, whole genome shotgun sequence:
- the LOC116892752 gene encoding vomeronasal type-1 receptor 4-like, translated as MNASELSIGVIILSQTVIGVLANFFLLYHCMILYLTRYRLRSIDCVLMQLSVANILTIFSKGLPQTIAAFGLKDFLNDIGCKLTFFVHKVGKSVCIGSTSFLSVFQAIIISPRDSRCSKLKVKVHKYICYSVYLNWVIFFIISIVNLLHVRAKYNNESTINLKSYVYCYSVRHDPTSDILYAALVSGPDIIFLGLMLYTSGFMVLTLYRHKQKMQQIPRMNVSSISSPASRATKTILLLVSTFVSFYTISTLCHVLVVLLYNPSWILVNVAAMSASFFPTVYPFLLMSHDSWALSFCLLLKRNR; from the coding sequence ATGAATGCCAGTGAACTGTCTATAGGAGTGATCATCTTGTCTCAGACTGTGATTGGAGTTTtggctaatttctttctcctctatcaCTGTATGATTCTTTACTTAACAAGATACAGGTTGAGGTCTATAGACTGTGTTCTGATGCAGTTAAGTGTAGCCAACATCTTAACAATTTTCTCCAAAGGCTTACCCCAGACAATTGCAGCTTTTGGCTTGAAAGATTTCCTCAATGATATTGGATGCAAACTGACTTTCTTTGTTCACAAAGTAGGTAAAAGTGTTTGTATTGGTAGCACTTCCTTTCTCAGTGTATTCCAGGCCATCATCATCAGTCCCAGGGACTCCAGATGTTCAAAGCTTAAAGTAAAAGTGCACAAGTATATTTGTTATTCTGTGTACCTGAACTGGgtgatatttttcattataaGCATTGTTAATCTTTTGCATGTGAGGGCAAAATATAACAATGAAAGTACAATAAACCTAAAATCTTATGTATACTGCTATTCTGTTCGTCATGACCCAACCAGTGATATCCTGTATGCAGCATTGGTGTCAGGTCCTGACATAATTTTCCTAGGTCTCATGCTGTACACCAGTGGCTTCATGGTTCTAACCCTGTATAGGCATAAGCAAAAGATGCAACAAATCCCCAGAATGAATGTTTCTTCCATATCCTCCCCTGCATCCAGAGCCACCAAAACAATCCTTCTCCTAGTCAGTACTTTTGTCTCCTTTTACACAATCTCTACTCTATGTCATgtcttagtagttctcttgtatAATCCCAGCTGGATTCTAGTGAATGTGGCTGCAATGTCTGCTTCGTTTTTCCCCAC